Proteins co-encoded in one Astyanax mexicanus isolate ESR-SI-001 chromosome 1, AstMex3_surface, whole genome shotgun sequence genomic window:
- the LOC125801069 gene encoding uncharacterized protein LOC125801069: MEANVVNRGRARGVRVRGGRWGGRGRPRTIISDEIRATLVDHVVNHGLTMREAGQRVQPNLSRYTVASIIRTFRNENRTERLPTRGGRGHLLSPEQETEIMNMVLENNAITLRQIQRKIIENNEIFQNIDRVSLSTLDRVLHRNKLRMKQVYRVPFERNSERVKELRYNYVQRVLELEVDAVEHQFIFIDEVGFNLTKRRRRGRNIIGQRAIVEVPGQRGGNITMCAATTHHGIIHHHATLGPYNTAHLITFLDTLHNTLIPPDQIDDPEQLSYGRRMWRYSS; this comes from the exons ATGGAGGCCAATGTTGTAAACAGAGGCAGAGCCAGaggagtgagagtaagaggaggACGATGGGGAGGACGAGGAAGGCCAAGGACAATCATTTCTGATGAGATCCGAGCCACTTTGGTTGACCATGTGGTCAACCATGGCCTAACAATGAGGGAGGCTGGGCAAAGAGTACAGCCAAATTTGAGCAGGTACACTGTAGCATCCATCATCCGGACTTTCCGCAATGAGAATAG AACTGAAAGATTACCAACAAGAGGTGGACGGGGCCATCTTCTGTCTCCTGAACAGGAAACAGAGATCATGAACATGGTTCTTGAAAATAACGCCATTACCTTAcggcaaatacaaagaaaaataatagaaaacaatgagatatttcaaaatattgataGGGTAAGTTTATCAACGCTGGACCGTGTCTTGCACAGAAATAAACTGAGGATGAAGCAGGTGTACAGGGTGCCATTTGAGCGCAATTCAGAAAGAGTCAAAGAATTGCGATATAACTATGTGCAA AGAGTCCTTGAGCTGGAGGTGGATGCAGTGGAGCACCAGTTCATCTTCATTGATGAGGTTGGATTCAACCTCACAAAAAGACGAAGGAGGGGAAGGAATATAATCGGCCAGCGTGCCATTGTTGAAGTCCCTGGCCAGCGCGGAGGGAACATCACAATGTGTGCAGCGACGACCCACCATGGCATCATCCATCACCATGCTACCCTTGGCCCCTACAACACTGCCCATCTGATCACATTCCTGGACACCctacacaacacactcattccACCAGATCAGATAGATGACCCAGAGCAGCTCAG CTATGGAAGACGCATGTGGAGATATAGCAGTTGA
- the LOC103038334 gene encoding uncharacterized protein LOC103038334 isoform X2 yields the protein MSSQPGTDLPALPALPQTGDEALAIETAVRTAVLSIMKVFLDLSDNRAQRYQLKLAEMERENFQLKLKLKAAEHQLHAGQHSTCSVESYQISADLTFTPETSLSLSSVTDNKEEEQTRAEEASEAVASSQSEEPRLEASDLKLFKEEPNYEDTFWIKNEMAEEGCVEAVAFCGYPVLTDDFSGDPHVQQQLQQQQQQQIISVQRCGACSSLNHTIREDDAPTASSLQRSISAGKRP from the exons ATGAGCTCACAGCCCGGCACGGACCTTCCCGCCCTGCCCGCCCTCCCCCAGACCGGGGACGAGGCTCTGGCCATCGAGACAGCCGTGAGGACCGCGGTTCTCTCCATTATGAAGGTGTTCCTGGACCTGAGCGATAACAGAGCTCAGCGCTATCAGCTTAAACTGGCCGAGATGGAGCGGGAGAACTTccagctgaagctgaagctgaaggcGGCTGAGCATCAGCTCCACGCCGGCCAGCACAGCACCTGCTCCGTGGAGAGCTACCAAATCTCCGCGGACCTGACCTTCACTCCGGAGaccagcctcagcctcagctcagtTACGGACaataaagaagaagaacaaaCAAGAGCAGAAGAAGCATCAGAAGCTGTGGCATCTTCTCAGAGTGAGGAGCCTCGCCTGGAAGCTTCAGACCTCAAACTATTCAAAGAGGAACCCAACTATGAAGACACGTTTTGGATCAAGAATGAAATGGCAGAGGAAGGCTGTGTAGAGGCTGTGGCTTTCTGTGGGTACCCTGTCCTGACTGATGACTTTAGTGGTGACCCACAtgtacagcagcagctgcagcagcagcagcagcagcagatcataTCTGTGCAGAGGTGTGGAGCATGCAGCAGCCTCAACCACACCATCCGTGAAGATGATGCACCTACAGCTTCCAGTCTGCAGAGAA GTATCTCAGCAGGAAAAAGACCATAG
- the LOC103038334 gene encoding uncharacterized protein LOC103038334 isoform X1, with product MSSQPGTDLPALPALPQTGDEALAIETAVRTAVLSIMKVFLDLSDNRAQRYQLKLAEMERENFQLKLKLKAAEHQLHAGQHSTCSVESYQISADLTFTPETSLSLSSVTDNKEEEQTRAEEASEAVASSQSEEPRLEASDLKLFKEEPNYEDTFWIKNEMAEEGCVEAVAFCGYPVLTDDFSGDPHVQQQLQQQQQQQIISVQRCGACSSLNHTIREDDAPTASSLQRKKLASRERVRQYRARIRADPEKYHMLKEKDRIRYLSRKKTIADLPEPMKNLKRKAWREASKRHRARKLSFIHNTTNICDQHF from the exons ATGAGCTCACAGCCCGGCACGGACCTTCCCGCCCTGCCCGCCCTCCCCCAGACCGGGGACGAGGCTCTGGCCATCGAGACAGCCGTGAGGACCGCGGTTCTCTCCATTATGAAGGTGTTCCTGGACCTGAGCGATAACAGAGCTCAGCGCTATCAGCTTAAACTGGCCGAGATGGAGCGGGAGAACTTccagctgaagctgaagctgaaggcGGCTGAGCATCAGCTCCACGCCGGCCAGCACAGCACCTGCTCCGTGGAGAGCTACCAAATCTCCGCGGACCTGACCTTCACTCCGGAGaccagcctcagcctcagctcagtTACGGACaataaagaagaagaacaaaCAAGAGCAGAAGAAGCATCAGAAGCTGTGGCATCTTCTCAGAGTGAGGAGCCTCGCCTGGAAGCTTCAGACCTCAAACTATTCAAAGAGGAACCCAACTATGAAGACACGTTTTGGATCAAGAATGAAATGGCAGAGGAAGGCTGTGTAGAGGCTGTGGCTTTCTGTGGGTACCCTGTCCTGACTGATGACTTTAGTGGTGACCCACAtgtacagcagcagctgcagcagcagcagcagcagcagatcataTCTGTGCAGAGGTGTGGAGCATGCAGCAGCCTCAACCACACCATCCGTGAAGATGATGCACCTACAGCTTCCAGTCTGCAGAGAA AGAAGTTGGCAAGCAGGGAGAGAGTGAGGCAGTACAGAGCACGGATCCGAGCTGACCCTGAGAAGTACCATATGTTGAAGGAGAAGGACCGTATAAG GTATCTCAGCAGGAAAAAGACCATAGCAGATCTTCCGGAACCAATGAAGAACCTGAAGAGGAAGGCCTGGAGAGAGGCTTCAAAACGGCACCGTGCCAGGAAGCTTTCCTTCATACACAACACTACCAACATATGTGACCAACACTTTTAG